One part of the Treponema sp. OMZ 787 genome encodes these proteins:
- the dinB gene encoding DNA polymerase IV → MAAEKVFFHVDIDAFFASVEQLDNAEYRGKPVIVGGQSERGVVSTCSYEARKFGVHSAMPILQAKKLCPGGIFLRGRMNRYHEKSKEVMTIFKEFTPEVKQISVDEAFLNMTGMEKIFGAPKNSALLLKKTIKEKTGLTVSVGCAQNKYIAKIASGRSKPDGLFIVPAGEEIDFMKSLPLKDVWGVGGKTRERLIAAGLNSVAQIFNSSEHLLQSILGNASGSFLYRAVRGELYEIFNDDVKSHSISTERTFEHDLFSHAEIDDVMFYLASELMYRIFDEKVKGKTVSVKIRYNDFTTVSVQSGGAVVNDTQDLFERAKELFYKKFDNKTPIRLLGLCIMNVESDVPEAQTELFYSEKNIKKRKIEETMYALTKKEGKNILKPARLLKKDKDGIE, encoded by the coding sequence ATGGCGGCAGAAAAAGTTTTTTTCCATGTTGATATAGATGCTTTTTTTGCTTCTGTTGAACAGCTTGATAATGCTGAATATCGAGGTAAACCTGTTATTGTCGGCGGTCAATCTGAAAGAGGTGTTGTTTCGACTTGCTCTTATGAAGCAAGAAAATTCGGTGTACATTCTGCGATGCCTATTTTACAGGCTAAAAAACTTTGTCCGGGCGGTATATTTTTAAGAGGGCGAATGAATCGGTATCATGAAAAATCAAAAGAAGTGATGACGATATTTAAAGAGTTTACTCCTGAAGTAAAACAAATTTCCGTTGATGAAGCTTTTTTAAATATGACCGGAATGGAAAAAATATTCGGAGCTCCTAAAAATTCCGCTCTCTTATTAAAAAAAACTATAAAGGAAAAGACTGGTTTAACGGTTTCGGTAGGCTGTGCTCAAAATAAATATATTGCAAAGATAGCTTCGGGGCGTTCAAAACCTGACGGACTTTTTATTGTGCCTGCCGGAGAAGAGATAGATTTTATGAAAAGTCTTCCATTAAAAGATGTATGGGGAGTGGGCGGAAAGACAAGAGAAAGGCTTATTGCTGCAGGATTGAATAGCGTAGCTCAAATATTTAATTCAAGCGAGCATCTTTTACAAAGTATTTTGGGAAATGCATCCGGCAGTTTTTTATACAGGGCTGTACGCGGCGAGCTTTATGAAATTTTTAATGATGATGTTAAATCTCATTCAATAAGTACTGAAAGGACATTTGAGCACGATTTATTTTCTCATGCAGAGATAGATGATGTTATGTTTTATCTTGCATCCGAGCTTATGTACAGGATATTTGATGAAAAAGTAAAAGGTAAAACCGTTTCTGTAAAAATACGCTATAATGATTTTACAACAGTTTCAGTTCAATCTGGCGGTGCGGTTGTCAACGATACTCAGGATTTATTTGAAAGAGCAAAAGAGCTTTTTTATAAAAAGTTTGATAATAAAACGCCCATAAGATTGTTAGGCTTATGCATTATGAATGTAGAGTCTGATGTGCCTGAAGCACAAACAGAATTATTCTACAGCGAGAAAAACATAAAAAAAAGAAAGATTGAGGAAACTATGTATGCTCTTACAAAAAAAGAGGGAAAGAATATTTTAAAACCTGCTCGTCTTTTAAAAAAAGATAAGGATGGTATTGAATGA
- a CDS encoding J domain-containing protein — translation MSNNYYNDMGNILRDALTSDEDPFAAAQRSSGRYRTIGGRMERRPPPKIDKDSLRVPVPPELVEDFAVLNVLSGVPLDECKKSWKRLIKKHHPDFQDSPAKQAEANVIIRRINNSYRKIETWFKTGNILSEKDLNS, via the coding sequence ATGAGTAATAATTATTATAACGATATGGGAAATATTTTGCGGGATGCTCTTACCTCCGATGAAGATCCTTTTGCTGCTGCACAAAGGTCAAGCGGCCGTTATCGAACGATAGGCGGACGGATGGAAAGACGGCCGCCGCCTAAGATAGATAAGGATTCCTTAAGGGTTCCTGTTCCGCCTGAACTTGTAGAAGATTTTGCCGTTTTAAATGTTTTATCCGGAGTTCCCCTTGATGAGTGTAAAAAATCTTGGAAGCGTTTGATAAAAAAACATCACCCTGATTTTCAAGACTCACCTGCAAAACAAGCCGAGGCCAATGTTATAATACGGCGTATAAATAATTCTTACCGTAAAATAGAAACATGGTTTAAGACAGGAAATATTTTATCTGAAAAAGACTTAAACTCATAA
- a CDS encoding N-acetylneuraminate synthase family protein, translating into MCTKYEVFKLGSEIFSVENPLTIAEIGTSHNGSIETAVKLIDAAKEAGVRAVKFQIVYADEILHPNTGYVDLPTGRIPLYERFKSLEVPINFYKELAEYSRSKHLLFSASPFGFRSAAELAELKPDFIKIASPELNYIQLLKCCACFNIPMILSSGVSLLKDIENAVGFLRSENKDLSLALLHCITSYPAPEKEYNLSVMKNLSGVFGIPCGVSDHSLDPILVPILTLASGGFIIEKHICLSRKEKGLDDPVALEPDMFKKMCSALDLCSKKTYDEIIEHLIKLNYSADLINEVIGSGEKKLSMAESKNYGRTNRSIHYLHDLKKGHVIRDNDIAVLRTEKILSVGEAPEMFDRFIGAVLQRAVSAGDGLLMEDFLTRE; encoded by the coding sequence ATGTGCACAAAATATGAAGTCTTTAAACTCGGTTCGGAAATTTTTTCAGTAGAAAATCCTCTTACGATTGCCGAAATAGGAACAAGTCATAACGGTTCTATTGAAACAGCCGTCAAATTGATAGATGCTGCTAAAGAGGCCGGAGTAAGGGCCGTAAAATTTCAAATTGTTTATGCAGATGAAATTCTGCATCCGAATACCGGCTATGTAGACTTACCTACAGGAAGAATTCCTTTGTATGAACGCTTTAAAAGTTTGGAAGTTCCTATAAATTTTTACAAAGAGCTTGCCGAATACAGCCGATCAAAGCATCTTTTGTTTTCAGCCAGTCCCTTCGGCTTTAGGTCTGCTGCAGAGCTTGCCGAATTAAAACCCGATTTTATAAAGATAGCTTCGCCTGAGCTTAATTATATACAACTTCTAAAATGTTGTGCCTGTTTTAACATTCCAATGATTTTATCGAGCGGAGTTTCTCTTTTAAAAGATATTGAAAATGCTGTCGGTTTTTTACGCTCTGAAAATAAAGATTTGAGTCTTGCTCTGCTTCATTGCATTACATCTTATCCTGCACCCGAAAAAGAATATAATCTTTCAGTGATGAAAAATTTGAGCGGTGTTTTCGGTATACCATGCGGTGTCAGCGATCACTCTTTGGATCCGATTTTAGTGCCTATCCTTACGCTCGCATCGGGCGGTTTTATAATCGAAAAACATATCTGTCTTTCCCGAAAAGAAAAAGGTTTGGACGATCCTGTTGCTTTAGAACCCGATATGTTTAAAAAAATGTGCAGTGCCTTGGATTTGTGTTCTAAAAAAACTTATGATGAAATTATAGAACATTTAATAAAATTGAATTATTCCGCTGATCTGATAAATGAAGTTATAGGTTCAGGAGAAAAAAAATTGAGTATGGCTGAAAGTAAAAACTACGGCCGTACAAACAGATCAATTCACTATCTGCACGATTTAAAAAAAGGTCATGTGATAAGGGATAATGATATTGCTGTTTTGCGAACCGAAAAAATTTTATCGGTGGGGGAAGCTCCTGAAATGTTTGACCGGTTTATCGGTGCCGTTTTACAAAGAGCCGTTTCCGCAGGTGACGGATTATTGATGGAAGATTTTCTTACAAGGGAATAA
- a CDS encoding NusG domain II-containing protein — protein MKKFFNKIKILDVIILAVIVSFITLTSLFIYSSDNSTLYLSVRTPSGDWIYPMNIDMDFVVDGEAGPVSIKIEKNEAFVVSSTCSNKTCISAPKLKNHGDWNACLPNKVFLSVEKK, from the coding sequence ATGAAAAAGTTTTTTAATAAAATTAAGATTCTTGATGTTATCATACTTGCGGTTATTGTTTCATTTATAACATTGACCTCCCTTTTTATATATTCCTCGGATAACTCTACCCTTTATCTATCGGTTAGAACACCTAGTGGAGATTGGATATATCCGATGAATATTGATATGGATTTTGTTGTGGATGGAGAAGCCGGACCTGTAAGTATTAAGATCGAAAAAAATGAGGCCTTTGTGGTCAGTTCAACTTGTTCAAATAAAACCTGTATATCGGCTCCGAAATTAAAAAATCACGGTGATTGGAATGCCTGTCTTCCGAATAAGGTTTTTTTATCTGTCGAAAAAAAATAA
- a CDS encoding patatin-like phospholipase family protein yields MDWSLVLSGGGAKGLAYIGMFKALEELEYPRPDCIVGCSMGAIIGGLYASGMTVDEMISFFSNDFELTDYLDVSHLGFGLTKLTKLLQIGASLNNLISHQGADSGEKSLTLFKKLSCYQTFDQLKIPFYCNAVDLCDGNEIVFDKGRVADAMRASSSYPGFFTPFHHNGRIFVDGCVKNNTPVWIAKAKGFKNILAVTLGTFKIITSEDLDSSISVLTRCMEVASIRSDYTIANTPTHILDIDTGMAPHDFSDPLSQIQMGYSVTMNHKKELLDFFQKGFPGIVNRRRMSKKIARRLKHEKVF; encoded by the coding sequence ATGGACTGGTCATTGGTTTTATCGGGCGGAGGTGCAAAAGGCCTTGCCTACATAGGAATGTTTAAAGCTCTTGAAGAATTGGAATATCCGCGTCCTGATTGTATTGTCGGATGTTCTATGGGTGCAATTATCGGCGGTCTTTATGCTTCAGGTATGACTGTAGATGAAATGATTTCTTTCTTTTCAAATGATTTTGAATTAACCGACTATCTGGATGTTTCCCATTTAGGTTTTGGGCTGACTAAGCTGACAAAGCTTTTGCAAATAGGGGCAAGTTTAAACAATTTAATTTCCCATCAAGGAGCAGATTCAGGAGAAAAGAGTTTAACCCTTTTTAAAAAACTTTCATGTTATCAAACATTTGATCAGCTTAAAATTCCTTTCTATTGTAATGCCGTTGACTTGTGTGATGGAAATGAAATAGTCTTTGATAAGGGGAGGGTAGCGGATGCGATGAGAGCTTCATCATCATATCCGGGCTTCTTTACTCCGTTTCATCATAACGGAAGAATTTTTGTTGACGGTTGCGTAAAAAATAATACGCCTGTTTGGATTGCCAAAGCAAAAGGTTTTAAAAATATCTTGGCTGTTACTCTCGGAACTTTTAAGATTATAACGAGTGAAGATTTGGATTCTTCTATTTCGGTTTTGACTAGATGTATGGAGGTCGCCTCAATCCGTTCTGATTATACCATAGCGAATACTCCAACACATATCCTTGATATTGATACAGGTATGGCTCCGCATGATTTTTCGGATCCGCTTTCTCAAATTCAAATGGGCTATTCCGTAACTATGAATCATAAAAAAGAACTCCTTGATTTTTTCCAAAAAGGTTTTCCGGGCATTGTGAACCGCAGACGCATGAGCAAAAAAATTGCTCGAAGGCTAAAACATGAAAAAGTTTTTTAA
- a CDS encoding glycerophosphodiester phosphodiesterase: protein MNRTLNFAHRGFRSRYPENTMLAFSKAADLGVDGIEFDVHLSSDGVPVIIHDETLDRTSSASGLVKDFSFDELKKINAAAKFKSAEPLNGTVPLNEKIPSLEDYFDFIKNKDIISNIELKTGVFEYPGIEEKVYALLKKYNLQDKCIISSFNHESVLRMKKINSSLVCGFLVDSWDLHPAAYLKKYGVECYHPPAYRLTKEFVDELHNEGFKVNAWFGSIQTDYSQVLITGLDSIITDYPDKIADLL, encoded by the coding sequence ATGAATAGGACTCTTAATTTTGCCCACAGGGGTTTTCGAAGCAGGTATCCCGAAAATACTATGCTTGCTTTTTCTAAAGCAGCGGACTTAGGTGTTGACGGTATAGAGTTTGATGTTCATCTTTCTTCTGACGGCGTTCCGGTAATAATTCATGATGAAACCTTGGATAGAACAAGCAGTGCTTCAGGTCTTGTAAAAGATTTTTCTTTTGACGAATTAAAAAAAATAAATGCTGCAGCAAAGTTTAAAAGTGCAGAACCTTTGAACGGAACCGTACCTTTAAATGAAAAGATTCCTTCGCTCGAAGACTATTTTGATTTTATAAAGAACAAGGATATTATTTCAAACATTGAATTAAAAACGGGAGTCTTTGAATATCCGGGGATAGAGGAAAAAGTATATGCCCTTTTAAAAAAATATAATCTGCAAGACAAATGTATTATTTCTTCTTTTAATCATGAAAGTGTTTTGAGAATGAAAAAAATAAACTCTTCACTTGTGTGCGGTTTTTTGGTTGATTCTTGGGATTTGCATCCGGCTGCCTATTTAAAAAAATACGGCGTAGAATGTTATCATCCTCCTGCATATAGGCTTACAAAGGAATTTGTTGATGAGCTGCATAATGAAGGCTTTAAGGTCAACGCTTGGTTCGGTTCTATTCAAACAGATTATTCTCAAGTTTTAATTACCGGTTTAGACTCAATTATAACTGACTATCCCGATAAGATTGCCGATTTATTGTAA
- a CDS encoding YgcG family protein: protein MQKDKILKKIFVLFFVVFYNFNSFGLAVPSLSGPVVDKAGILSKNEFKKIENFLLDLNNRSQVQIAVLIIPSLEGESIEDYSMQVAEKWKLGSKEKDSGALLLVSVKDKKLRIEVGYGLEENLTDSRSGQIIRNFIAPQFRSGDYGQGIYDGLKAMAAYALQDETLLKEIKTADEDDEGGFPQVLLFFIFAYIMISRFSPGGLFWIFYLLSQSSRAGRSFNGRSSGSVFGSSIGRSSGRGFSGGGFSGGGGRFGGGGASGGW, encoded by the coding sequence ATGCAAAAAGATAAAATTTTAAAAAAAATATTTGTTTTATTTTTTGTCGTCTTTTATAATTTTAATTCTTTCGGCTTAGCTGTGCCTTCTCTTTCCGGCCCTGTAGTTGACAAGGCCGGAATTCTTTCGAAAAACGAATTTAAAAAAATAGAAAATTTTCTTTTGGACTTAAATAACAGATCTCAAGTACAAATTGCAGTTTTGATCATTCCGTCTTTAGAAGGAGAATCTATTGAAGATTATTCTATGCAGGTTGCCGAAAAATGGAAACTTGGTTCTAAAGAAAAAGATAGCGGTGCCCTTTTACTGGTTTCAGTTAAGGATAAAAAACTCCGCATTGAAGTAGGCTACGGCTTGGAAGAAAATCTTACGGATTCAAGGAGCGGACAAATTATACGAAACTTTATCGCTCCGCAGTTCCGTTCAGGTGATTACGGGCAGGGAATCTATGACGGGCTCAAAGCTATGGCGGCTTATGCTTTGCAAGATGAAACTCTTTTAAAAGAAATTAAGACTGCGGATGAAGATGATGAAGGCGGATTCCCTCAAGTTTTATTGTTTTTCATTTTCGCCTATATTATGATTTCAAGATTTTCGCCGGGCGGACTTTTTTGGATATTCTACTTGCTTTCTCAAAGCAGTAGGGCAGGCCGCTCTTTTAACGGAAGATCAAGCGGTTCGGTTTTCGGCAGCTCGATAGGAAGATCGTCAGGCCGAGGTTTTTCTGGCGGCGGCTTTTCAGGAGGAGGCGGAAGATTTGGCGGCGGAGGAGCCTCAGGAGGTTGGTAA
- a CDS encoding LemA family protein produces MSKGLKTGLIILAVVFVLAFGLYRFFVGTYNSIIIAEENVKSAWGQVENVYQRRFDLIPNLVNTVKGYAAHESKVFTDIAEARSKAGGVMKVSDEVLNNPESFAKFQQAQSELGSALQRLLVITENYPELKANQNFMDLQTQLEGTENRIAVERKRYNEAVQSYNVYIRQFPRSIIANMNGFREKAYFKADDQAATAPKVNF; encoded by the coding sequence ATGAGTAAGGGTTTAAAAACCGGATTGATTATTTTGGCTGTTGTTTTTGTTTTGGCTTTCGGCTTATATAGATTTTTTGTGGGAACATATAATTCCATTATCATTGCAGAAGAGAATGTAAAGTCGGCGTGGGGCCAGGTAGAAAATGTTTATCAAAGACGCTTCGATTTAATTCCCAACTTGGTGAATACGGTAAAAGGTTATGCGGCACATGAGTCTAAGGTTTTTACCGATATTGCAGAAGCAAGATCAAAGGCCGGCGGCGTTATGAAGGTTTCCGATGAGGTTTTAAATAATCCCGAATCCTTTGCAAAATTTCAACAAGCACAAAGCGAGCTTGGGTCAGCCTTACAGCGTTTATTGGTTATTACCGAAAACTATCCTGAATTAAAAGCAAATCAAAATTTTATGGACTTACAGACCCAGCTTGAAGGAACCGAAAACCGTATTGCAGTTGAACGCAAAAGATATAACGAAGCTGTCCAATCATACAATGTTTATATAAGACAATTTCCTCGTTCGATTATTGCCAATATGAACGGCTTTAGGGAGAAGGCTTATTTTAAGGCTGATGATCAGGCAGCAACCGCACCTAAGGTAAACTTCTAA
- a CDS encoding ABC transporter permease: protein MIEAVLVILKISAPLLFLSLGALLTEYAGSLAVFMEGAVILSAFFCALITIISGNPFLGFIASILLTSLILYLLALFTVKTRANSFLTGLSLNLFAAGFVPWASELFLNKGGVLSFEDFEISSHLSPVNNLNPFFAGLTLAVVIFLFLKYSSKGISLKYSGDAPDVLIARGINPDKYKIFSWTLAGFFAACAGSTLVFRLAAYTPNISAGRGWTALAAIFLGNKNPLLCTLAVLLFSAAEYAVNIMQGAVKIPSGILLSFPYIVALIFFIAAPSVRKK from the coding sequence ATGATTGAAGCCGTCTTGGTTATCTTAAAAATCTCGGCACCTCTTTTGTTTTTAAGTTTAGGAGCCCTTCTTACCGAATATGCTGGCTCTCTTGCCGTTTTTATGGAAGGCGCCGTTATTCTCTCGGCATTTTTTTGCGCTCTTATAACCATAATAAGCGGTAATCCATTTTTAGGTTTTATAGCTTCTATTCTTTTGACCTCTCTTATTCTTTATTTGCTTGCCTTGTTTACCGTTAAAACAAGGGCAAATTCTTTTTTGACAGGGCTTTCTTTAAACCTCTTTGCCGCAGGCTTTGTTCCTTGGGCTTCCGAACTTTTTTTAAACAAAGGCGGAGTTCTTTCCTTTGAAGACTTTGAAATCTCTTCCCATCTTAGTCCCGTAAATAATCTTAATCCGTTTTTTGCAGGTTTAACTTTAGCTGTTGTAATTTTTTTATTTTTAAAATACAGTTCCAAGGGAATCAGCTTAAAATATTCAGGAGATGCCCCCGACGTTTTAATTGCCCGCGGAATAAATCCCGATAAGTATAAAATATTTTCATGGACGCTTGCAGGTTTTTTTGCAGCTTGTGCAGGATCAACCCTTGTGTTCCGTCTTGCCGCCTACACTCCCAATATAAGTGCGGGAAGAGGCTGGACAGCCTTGGCTGCAATCTTTTTGGGAAATAAAAATCCTCTTTTATGCACTCTCGCCGTCTTACTTTTTTCTGCGGCTGAATATGCCGTGAACATAATGCAGGGTGCCGTAAAAATTCCGTCAGGTATTTTATTATCCTTTCCTTACATTGTAGCTCTTATCTTTTTTATTGCAGCACCTTCCGTTAGAAAAAAATAA